The Siniperca chuatsi isolate FFG_IHB_CAS linkage group LG7, ASM2008510v1, whole genome shotgun sequence genome includes a window with the following:
- the hdac12 gene encoding uncharacterized protein SYNPCC7002_A1628 isoform X2, whose translation MNLFASQVRHESSGLPIVHHSKYVCELSPTHRFPMGKFPRVLHFLIKDQVITEKQVWVPEIASKDLLSCVHTEDYLNNFINGTINEQEQRRTGFPWSEGIVRRCRYETGGTVLAAEVALQRGMACSTAGGTHHAFPSYGSGFCLLNDLAVAAKYLMGISSPKRKVLIVDLDVHQGDGTAFIFKEEPCVFTFSVHCGKNFPLRKQQSDLDVSVEDGLEDKEFLSTVEAHLPCLLETFRPDLVLYDAGVDPHWEDELGRLRLTDQGLYQRDLYVMKTVVSRGVPVAAVIGGGYSRDIDKLALRHSIVHRAATQVWRECGM comes from the exons A TGAACCTTTTCGCCTCGCAGGTAAGACATGAATCCAGCGGACTTCCAATAGTTCATCACAgcaagtatgtgtgtgagctCTCACCCACCCACAGGTTCCCCATGGGCAAGTTTCCCCGGGTTTTACACTTTTTAATCAAGGATCAAGTCATTACAGAGAAACAG GTGTGGGTCCCTGAAATTGCCTCTAAAGATTTGCTCAGCTGCGTTCACACTGAGGACTACTTGAACAACTTCATAAATGGGACAATTAACGAGCAAGAACAAAGGAGGACAGGTTTCCCCTGGAGTGAAGGCATAGTGAGACGCTGCCGATATGAAACAG GTGGGACTGTTCTAGCTGCTGAAGTAGCTCTGCAGAGGGGTATGGCCTGCAGTACAGCAGGAGGAACCCATCATGCTTTTCCAAGCTATGGCTCAGGGTTTTGTCTCCTCAATGACTTAGCAGTTGCAGCCAAATACCTAATGGGCATCTCCTCGCCCAAAAGGAAGGTTCTGATTGTGGATCTAGATGTGCATCAG GGCGACGGCactgctttcatttttaaagaggagccgtgtgtgtttacattctctGTGCACTGTGGGAAAAATTTTCCCCTCCGTAAACAACAGAGCGACCTTGATGTCAGTGTGGAGGATGGGCTGGAAGACAAGGAGTTCCTCTCCACAG TGGAGGCCCACCTTCCCTGTCTGCTGGAGACTTTTCGTCCAGACCTGGTTCTGTATGACGCAGGTGTCGACCCTCATTGGGAAGATGAACTTGGGAGGCTCCGTCTGACAGACCAGG GGCTGTATCAGAGAGATCTGTACGTGATGAAGACTGTGGTGAGCAGAGGTGTTCCTGTCGCTGCTGTTATTGGAGGAGGATACTCGAGAGACATTGACAAACTGGCCCTCAGACACTCCATCGTCCACAGAGCAGCAACTCAG gTTTGGAGGGAGTGTGGAATGTAA
- the hdac12 gene encoding uncharacterized protein SYNPCC7002_A1628 isoform X1 has translation MSCIKQIFSIKPRINVGAAFASCRRFHAELVRHESSGLPIVHHSKYVCELSPTHRFPMGKFPRVLHFLIKDQVITEKQVWVPEIASKDLLSCVHTEDYLNNFINGTINEQEQRRTGFPWSEGIVRRCRYETGGTVLAAEVALQRGMACSTAGGTHHAFPSYGSGFCLLNDLAVAAKYLMGISSPKRKVLIVDLDVHQGDGTAFIFKEEPCVFTFSVHCGKNFPLRKQQSDLDVSVEDGLEDKEFLSTVEAHLPCLLETFRPDLVLYDAGVDPHWEDELGRLRLTDQGLYQRDLYVMKTVVSRGVPVAAVIGGGYSRDIDKLALRHSIVHRAATQVWRECGM, from the exons ATGAGCTgcataaaacaaatcttttctaTAAAACCTCGCATAAACGTCGGTGCAGCTTTCGCCTCCTGCAGACGTTTCCATGCTGAACTA GTAAGACATGAATCCAGCGGACTTCCAATAGTTCATCACAgcaagtatgtgtgtgagctCTCACCCACCCACAGGTTCCCCATGGGCAAGTTTCCCCGGGTTTTACACTTTTTAATCAAGGATCAAGTCATTACAGAGAAACAG GTGTGGGTCCCTGAAATTGCCTCTAAAGATTTGCTCAGCTGCGTTCACACTGAGGACTACTTGAACAACTTCATAAATGGGACAATTAACGAGCAAGAACAAAGGAGGACAGGTTTCCCCTGGAGTGAAGGCATAGTGAGACGCTGCCGATATGAAACAG GTGGGACTGTTCTAGCTGCTGAAGTAGCTCTGCAGAGGGGTATGGCCTGCAGTACAGCAGGAGGAACCCATCATGCTTTTCCAAGCTATGGCTCAGGGTTTTGTCTCCTCAATGACTTAGCAGTTGCAGCCAAATACCTAATGGGCATCTCCTCGCCCAAAAGGAAGGTTCTGATTGTGGATCTAGATGTGCATCAG GGCGACGGCactgctttcatttttaaagaggagccgtgtgtgtttacattctctGTGCACTGTGGGAAAAATTTTCCCCTCCGTAAACAACAGAGCGACCTTGATGTCAGTGTGGAGGATGGGCTGGAAGACAAGGAGTTCCTCTCCACAG TGGAGGCCCACCTTCCCTGTCTGCTGGAGACTTTTCGTCCAGACCTGGTTCTGTATGACGCAGGTGTCGACCCTCATTGGGAAGATGAACTTGGGAGGCTCCGTCTGACAGACCAGG GGCTGTATCAGAGAGATCTGTACGTGATGAAGACTGTGGTGAGCAGAGGTGTTCCTGTCGCTGCTGTTATTGGAGGAGGATACTCGAGAGACATTGACAAACTGGCCCTCAGACACTCCATCGTCCACAGAGCAGCAACTCAG gTTTGGAGGGAGTGTGGAATGTAA